From Caulobacter segnis, a single genomic window includes:
- a CDS encoding dipeptide ABC transporter ATP-binding protein — protein MALLDIRDLKLALGDKPILKGLTLSLEAGQVLGIVGESGSGKSMTALSILGLPPRGATLGGTIGFEGQDLVGLPDAAIARLRGDRIGMVFQEPMTALNPVMTIGAQVAEVVRLHRKASRAEARAAARQALDRVGLEDIPLTRYPHELSGGQRQRVAIAIAVVLSPRLLIADEPTTALDVTTQAQILNLLLRLVREDGAALILISHDLALVAQAADRVAVMKDGEIVEQGETGVLFKTLAHPYTRALAADAERMPVRTRKPDVEAVPVLEARDVVRDYPGARGFLRAGPPVRVLPGVSLAIRPGEIVGLVGESGSGKSTLLRALLALDPVQGGEVRLAGAPFTPTSPRRDRRAIQLVFQDPQGSLNPRWTVERLVAEPLHLLDEKLSAAERRAQVEAVLAKVGLPPEVADRYPHQFSGGQRQRIAIARALIVEPEVIALDEAVSALDVTVRAEVLDLLAKLSDDLGVAYLFVTHDMGVVRGLTDRVLVMRKGQIVESGPTAEVFANPQHPYTAQLIAATPDLARALAARG, from the coding sequence ATGGCCCTGCTGGATATCCGGGATCTGAAGCTGGCTCTCGGCGACAAGCCGATCCTCAAGGGCCTGACGCTCTCGCTGGAAGCCGGCCAGGTGCTGGGGATCGTCGGCGAGTCCGGCTCGGGCAAGTCGATGACCGCGCTCTCGATCCTGGGCCTGCCGCCGCGCGGCGCGACGCTCGGGGGGACGATCGGCTTCGAGGGCCAGGACCTCGTCGGCCTGCCGGACGCCGCGATCGCCCGCCTGCGCGGCGACCGCATCGGCATGGTCTTCCAGGAGCCCATGACGGCCCTGAACCCGGTCATGACCATCGGCGCCCAGGTGGCCGAGGTCGTGCGCCTGCACCGCAAGGCTTCCCGTGCCGAGGCCAGGGCCGCCGCCCGCCAGGCGCTGGATCGCGTAGGCCTGGAAGACATCCCGCTGACCCGCTATCCGCACGAGCTGTCGGGCGGCCAGCGCCAGCGGGTCGCGATCGCCATCGCCGTCGTGCTGTCGCCACGCCTGCTGATCGCCGACGAGCCGACCACGGCGCTGGACGTCACGACCCAGGCGCAGATTCTAAATCTGCTGCTGCGCCTGGTCCGCGAGGACGGCGCGGCCCTGATCCTGATCAGCCACGACCTGGCCCTGGTCGCCCAGGCCGCCGACCGCGTGGCGGTGATGAAGGACGGCGAGATCGTCGAGCAGGGCGAGACCGGCGTCCTCTTCAAGACCCTCGCTCATCCCTACACCCGCGCCCTGGCCGCGGACGCCGAACGCATGCCGGTTCGGACGCGCAAGCCCGACGTCGAGGCCGTCCCGGTGCTGGAGGCGCGCGACGTGGTCCGCGACTATCCGGGTGCGCGCGGGTTCCTGCGCGCCGGTCCGCCGGTCCGCGTCCTGCCGGGCGTCTCGCTGGCGATCCGCCCTGGCGAGATCGTCGGCCTGGTCGGCGAGTCCGGCAGCGGCAAGTCCACCCTGCTGCGGGCCCTGCTGGCCCTGGATCCGGTCCAGGGCGGCGAGGTGCGCCTGGCGGGCGCGCCGTTCACGCCGACCTCGCCACGCCGCGACCGCCGGGCCATCCAGCTGGTCTTCCAGGATCCTCAGGGCAGCCTGAACCCGCGCTGGACGGTCGAGCGTCTGGTCGCCGAGCCGCTGCACCTGCTGGACGAGAAGCTCTCCGCCGCCGAACGTCGCGCACAGGTCGAGGCCGTCCTCGCCAAGGTCGGCCTGCCGCCCGAGGTCGCCGACCGATATCCGCACCAGTTCAGCGGCGGCCAGCGCCAGCGCATCGCCATCGCCCGCGCCCTGATCGTCGAGCCTGAGGTCATCGCCCTGGATGAAGCCGTCTCGGCCCTGGACGTCACGGTCCGCGCCGAGGTGCTGGACCTTCTGGCGAAACTCTCCGACGACCTGGGCGTGGCCTATCTGTTCGTGACCCACGACATGGGCGTGGTGCGCGGCCTGACCGACCGGGTGCTGGTCATGCGGAAGGGCCAGATCGTCGAGAGCGGCCCGACCGCCGAGGTCTTCGCCAATCCCCAGCATCCGTACACGGCGCAACTGATCGCCGCGACGCCGGACCTCGCCCGCGCGCTGGCCGCGAGAGGCTAG
- a CDS encoding P1 family peptidase, translated as MLRPGPLNLLTDVPGLSVGNATDEAARTGVTVVRFPGGWTAAVDVRGGGPGVRETAALSPENGYAKLHALTFSGGSVFGLAAADGVTAALSQAGEGFLVRPDTPRTPIVGGAVLYDLANGGDKAWGLDPPYRALGQAAFAAAGTAFDLGAVGAGRGARAGLVQGGLGSASLDLGDGLVVAALVAVNPVGSVFMPDGETFWAWPFEIDGEFGGRVPSGPARAIEPMPDDSRLAGQGRLTEGANTTLALVATNAGLGAGECQRLAMMAQDGLSRAIRPAHTPFDGDVVFAAASGAVDLGQDGRAHRLARLGSAAGDCLARAIARGVHAAQG; from the coding sequence TTGCTTCGACCCGGTCCGCTCAACCTGCTGACAGACGTGCCCGGCCTCTCGGTCGGCAACGCCACGGACGAGGCGGCGCGAACGGGCGTGACCGTCGTGCGCTTTCCCGGCGGCTGGACGGCGGCCGTCGACGTGCGCGGCGGTGGGCCCGGCGTGCGCGAGACCGCGGCCCTGTCGCCCGAGAACGGCTACGCCAAGCTGCACGCCCTGACCTTCAGCGGGGGCTCGGTGTTCGGCCTGGCCGCCGCCGACGGCGTCACCGCCGCCTTGTCGCAGGCGGGCGAAGGCTTCCTGGTGCGGCCCGACACGCCCCGGACCCCGATCGTCGGCGGGGCGGTGCTTTATGACCTCGCCAACGGTGGCGACAAGGCCTGGGGCCTGGATCCGCCCTATCGCGCCCTGGGCCAGGCGGCGTTCGCGGCGGCCGGAACGGCCTTTGATCTCGGCGCGGTCGGAGCCGGGCGCGGCGCGCGGGCGGGCCTGGTGCAAGGCGGCCTGGGCTCGGCCTCGCTGGACTTGGGCGACGGGCTGGTCGTCGCGGCCCTGGTCGCGGTCAATCCCGTCGGCTCAGTGTTCATGCCGGACGGCGAGACCTTCTGGGCCTGGCCGTTCGAGATCGACGGCGAGTTCGGCGGCCGCGTCCCGAGCGGTCCGGCGAGGGCGATCGAGCCGATGCCCGACGACTCCCGTCTCGCGGGCCAAGGACGCCTGACCGAGGGCGCCAACACGACCCTGGCCCTGGTCGCCACCAACGCCGGGCTTGGCGCGGGCGAGTGTCAGCGCCTGGCGATGATGGCCCAGGACGGCCTCTCGCGCGCCATCCGTCCGGCCCATACGCCGTTCGACGGTGACGTGGTCTTCGCCGCCGCCTCGGGGGCGGTGGATCTCGGGCAGGACGGTCGGGCGCATCGCCTGGCTAGACTGGGCTCGGCCGCTGGTGACTGCCTGGCGCGGGCTATCGCGCGCGGCGTGCACGCGGCGCAGGGCTAG
- a CDS encoding DHA2 family efflux MFS transporter permease subunit, translating into MASEPSQAAGPPPMTGILLAVTSIALALGTFMQVLDSTIANVSIPTIAGNLGVSSSQGTWVITAFAVANGVSVPLTGWLMGRYGVVKTFVASVILFTIASFLCGISWNLSSLIFFRILQGAVSGPMIPGSQALLIMIFPPNKRGTALAIWSMTTLVAPICGPILGGYISDNISWPWIFLINVPVGILCAVVCWRNMASRETPTRKLPIDRTGFMLLLVWVGALQVMLDTGKEADWFSSPAIVVEMWIAIIGFIAWVIWELNEKHPIVDLSLFRSSNFAIGTIAFCLGYAVFFGNNLLLPLWLQTRMGYIATWAGLVAAPSGVVAVFLTPFTARLMTKIDARWLATISLAAFGLSFFMRSGYTPDANFWALVMPMLVQGVAMSTFFISMVTISLNGIPPQQTPQASGLSNFSRITAGSFAASLATTIWDRGEAVHQTRLAETMSSGSPAWVDAVNKLQATGMTHLQAVGAITNQVINQAYLLAALDFFRVSAWLCVILIPLIWLTKKAVSGGGAHAAAD; encoded by the coding sequence ATGGCGTCCGAACCATCCCAGGCGGCCGGTCCGCCGCCGATGACCGGGATCCTCCTGGCCGTCACCTCGATCGCCCTGGCGCTGGGCACCTTCATGCAGGTGCTGGACAGCACCATCGCCAACGTCTCGATCCCGACCATCGCCGGCAACCTCGGCGTCAGTTCAAGCCAGGGCACGTGGGTGATCACCGCCTTCGCCGTGGCTAACGGCGTCTCGGTGCCGCTGACCGGCTGGCTGATGGGCCGCTATGGCGTGGTGAAGACCTTCGTGGCCTCGGTGATCCTGTTCACGATCGCCTCGTTCCTGTGCGGCATCTCGTGGAACCTCAGCTCGCTGATCTTCTTCCGGATCCTACAGGGCGCGGTGTCGGGGCCGATGATCCCGGGCTCGCAGGCCTTGCTGATCATGATCTTCCCGCCCAACAAGCGCGGCACGGCCCTGGCCATCTGGTCGATGACCACCCTGGTGGCCCCGATCTGCGGGCCGATCCTGGGCGGCTACATCTCCGACAACATTTCCTGGCCGTGGATCTTCCTGATCAACGTGCCCGTCGGGATCCTGTGCGCCGTCGTCTGCTGGCGCAACATGGCCAGCCGCGAGACTCCGACCCGCAAGCTGCCGATCGACCGCACCGGCTTCATGCTGCTGCTGGTCTGGGTCGGCGCGCTGCAGGTCATGCTGGACACCGGCAAGGAAGCCGACTGGTTCTCCTCGCCCGCCATCGTCGTCGAGATGTGGATCGCCATCATCGGCTTCATCGCCTGGGTGATCTGGGAGCTGAACGAGAAGCACCCGATCGTCGACCTGTCGCTGTTCCGCTCCAGCAACTTCGCCATCGGCACCATCGCCTTCTGCCTGGGCTACGCGGTGTTCTTCGGCAACAACCTGCTGCTGCCGCTGTGGCTGCAGACCCGCATGGGCTACATCGCCACCTGGGCGGGCCTGGTCGCCGCGCCTAGCGGGGTGGTGGCCGTGTTCCTGACCCCGTTCACCGCGCGCCTGATGACCAAGATCGACGCCCGCTGGCTGGCGACAATCTCGCTGGCGGCGTTCGGCCTGTCGTTCTTCATGCGCTCGGGCTACACGCCGGACGCCAACTTCTGGGCGCTGGTCATGCCGATGCTGGTCCAGGGCGTGGCGATGAGCACCTTCTTCATCTCGATGGTGACCATCTCGCTGAACGGCATCCCGCCCCAGCAGACGCCGCAGGCCTCGGGCCTGTCGAACTTCTCGCGGATCACCGCCGGCAGCTTCGCGGCTTCGCTGGCCACGACGATCTGGGACCGCGGCGAGGCCGTGCACCAGACCCGCCTAGCCGAGACCATGAGTTCGGGCAGCCCCGCGTGGGTCGACGCGGTCAACAAGCTGCAGGCGACAGGCATGACCCACCTGCAGGCCGTCGGGGCGATCACCAATCAGGTGATCAACCAGGCCTACCTGCTGGCGGCGCTGGACTTCTTCCGGGTGTCGGCCTGGCTGTGCGTGATCCTGATCCCGTTGATCTGGCTGACCAAGAAAGCGGTCAGCGGCGGCGGCGCCCACGCGGCGGCGGACTAG
- a CDS encoding HlyD family secretion protein — MASRDAAIGTREVNTVLISGASVTENPEVKAAQARLDAARLSLARTVVRAPTDGVVARKSVQVGQQVAVGAPLMAVVPTREAYVDANFKEVQLDKVVPGQPVILISDLYGGGVKFHGKVKGLAGGTGSAFSLIPAQNASGNWIKVVQRVPVRITLDPAELAEHPLRVGLSMKAKIDVAK, encoded by the coding sequence CTGGCCAGCCGCGACGCCGCCATCGGCACGCGCGAGGTCAACACCGTCCTGATCTCCGGCGCCTCGGTCACCGAGAACCCCGAAGTCAAGGCCGCTCAGGCCCGCCTGGACGCCGCCCGCCTGAGCCTGGCCCGCACCGTGGTCCGCGCCCCGACCGACGGCGTGGTGGCCCGCAAGTCGGTGCAGGTCGGCCAGCAGGTCGCCGTGGGCGCGCCGCTGATGGCCGTGGTCCCGACCCGCGAGGCCTATGTCGACGCCAACTTCAAGGAAGTGCAGCTGGACAAGGTGGTCCCCGGCCAGCCGGTGATCCTGATCTCCGACCTCTACGGCGGCGGTGTGAAGTTCCACGGCAAGGTCAAGGGCCTGGCCGGCGGCACCGGTTCGGCGTTCTCGCTGATCCCGGCCCAGAACGCGTCGGGCAACTGGATCAAGGTGGTCCAGCGCGTGCCCGTCCGCATCACGCTGGACCCGGCCGAACTGGCCGAGCACCCGCTGCGCGTGGGCCTGTCGATGAAGGCCAAGATCGACGTCGCGAAGTAA
- a CDS encoding serine hydrolase domain-containing protein, which produces MNTTWLGLCLTTALLASTSAHAQTPEVEQRIQAVTSGLRPAVTIKGQASTRALADEMKALRVPGVSIAVIKAGKVEWARGFGVTREGGAAVTADTLFQAGSVSKPVAAAAALRLAQEGKLALDADVNASLKSWKLPASPFTASTPMTLRALLSHTAGTTVHGFAGYAAGQPVPTLPQVLSGAPPANSKPVVVDQPVGQAYRYSGGGYSIAQQMMVDVTGQAFPTVVRRTVFAPLGMDHSTEDQPLDAARLAKVAWPHDAAGAPIPGGPHTYPEMAAAGLWTTPGDLARFVIAIQRSAKGQAGGVLSPEMTRTMLTPVKGDYGLGFNITASGGETAFSHDGSNAGYKATLVGYVQSGDGVVVMTNGDQGYQLGEEIVRAVAAVYGWPDHKPVEREVAAVPIADQTRYAGVFSLDGQGDFTIRRDGERLVADIWKGVVDPLYPASDRAFFITSQDLRIVFASPEDPDHGTLSLGGFSATFKRKAE; this is translated from the coding sequence ATGAACACGACCTGGCTTGGCCTGTGCCTGACCACCGCTCTGCTCGCCTCGACCTCGGCGCACGCGCAGACGCCCGAGGTCGAGCAGCGCATTCAGGCGGTGACCTCGGGCCTGAGACCAGCGGTGACGATCAAGGGGCAGGCCTCGACCCGCGCCCTGGCCGACGAGATGAAGGCCCTGCGCGTGCCTGGCGTCAGCATCGCCGTGATCAAGGCCGGCAAGGTCGAGTGGGCGCGCGGTTTCGGCGTGACGCGCGAGGGCGGAGCGGCGGTCACCGCCGACACGCTGTTCCAGGCCGGCTCGGTCAGCAAGCCGGTCGCGGCCGCCGCCGCCTTGCGCCTCGCACAGGAGGGCAAGCTGGCGCTGGACGCCGACGTCAACGCCAGTCTCAAGAGCTGGAAACTGCCCGCCAGCCCCTTCACTGCCTCGACGCCGATGACGCTGCGGGCGCTGCTGTCGCATACGGCCGGGACCACGGTGCACGGCTTCGCGGGCTACGCGGCCGGTCAGCCGGTCCCGACCCTGCCGCAGGTGCTGTCGGGCGCGCCGCCGGCCAATTCCAAGCCCGTCGTCGTCGACCAGCCCGTGGGCCAGGCCTATCGCTATTCCGGCGGCGGCTATTCGATCGCCCAGCAGATGATGGTCGACGTCACGGGCCAGGCCTTCCCGACGGTGGTGCGCCGGACGGTGTTCGCGCCGCTGGGTATGGACCACAGCACCGAGGACCAACCGCTGGACGCCGCCCGCCTGGCCAAGGTCGCCTGGCCGCACGATGCGGCTGGCGCGCCGATCCCCGGCGGTCCGCACACCTATCCCGAGATGGCGGCGGCTGGCCTGTGGACCACGCCCGGCGACCTGGCCCGGTTCGTCATCGCCATCCAGCGCTCGGCCAAGGGCCAGGCCGGCGGCGTACTGTCGCCCGAGATGACCAGGACGATGCTGACTCCGGTCAAGGGCGACTATGGCCTGGGCTTCAACATCACCGCCAGCGGCGGCGAGACCGCCTTCAGTCACGACGGCTCCAACGCCGGCTACAAGGCGACGCTGGTCGGCTACGTCCAGTCGGGCGACGGCGTCGTGGTGATGACCAACGGCGATCAAGGCTATCAGTTGGGCGAGGAGATCGTGCGGGCCGTCGCCGCCGTCTATGGCTGGCCCGACCACAAGCCGGTCGAGCGCGAGGTCGCGGCGGTCCCGATCGCCGACCAGACACGTTACGCCGGCGTGTTCAGTCTGGACGGTCAGGGCGACTTCACCATCCGCCGCGACGGCGAGCGGCTGGTGGCCGACATCTGGAAGGGCGTGGTCGACCCTCTGTACCCGGCCTCGGACCGGGCGTTCTTCATCACGTCGCAGGACCTGCGGATCGTGTTCGCCTCGCCCGAGGATCCCGACCACGGGACGCTGAGCCTTGGAGGCTTCAGCGCCACATTCAAGCGGAAGGCGGAGTAG
- a CDS encoding amidase, whose translation MSALPDLTATELSRLYAVGDLSPVEVTSAVLARIEAWEPDLAATWALDAKAALAAARASEARWRKGEALGPLDGVPVTIKELIATRGVAKPLGSAASDLAPEPIDAPPAARLREAGAVILAKTTNPDFGMLSSGLSSFHALSRNPWDLAKTPGGSSAGAGSAAAAGYGPLHLGTDIGGSIRLPAGWCGIYGLKPSNGRIPIDPPYIGRCAGPMTRTVEDAALAMTVLSKPDWRDYMSLPPETIAWDDLEIDLKGLRIGLMLDAGAGLPVEPEVAEAVTAAAKAFEAAGAIVEPFAPYLTREMLNGLDLFWRTRSLNDLDALPPERAERALPYILEWARAARGADGIAVYRGFNQIQRMREAGAKAFQPFDFVISPTAPMPAFDAELPSPTNDPARPFEHIGFTVAFNMTEQPAASINCGYTAQGLPIGLQIVGRRFDDRGVLALSRAWERLRPAQRRWPAAPFVDTRKV comes from the coding sequence ATGAGCGCGCTTCCCGACCTGACGGCGACCGAACTATCCCGGCTGTACGCCGTCGGCGACCTCTCGCCCGTCGAGGTCACATCGGCCGTGCTGGCGCGGATCGAGGCCTGGGAGCCCGATCTCGCCGCCACCTGGGCCTTGGACGCGAAGGCGGCCCTGGCGGCGGCTCGCGCTTCGGAGGCCCGTTGGCGAAAGGGCGAGGCGCTGGGCCCGCTGGACGGCGTCCCCGTCACCATCAAGGAGCTGATCGCCACGCGCGGCGTCGCCAAGCCGCTGGGCTCGGCCGCCTCCGACCTGGCGCCCGAGCCCATCGACGCCCCGCCGGCCGCACGGCTGCGCGAGGCAGGCGCGGTGATCCTGGCCAAGACCACCAACCCTGACTTCGGCATGCTGTCGTCAGGCCTTTCCAGCTTCCACGCGCTGTCGCGCAATCCCTGGGATTTGGCCAAGACGCCCGGCGGTTCCAGCGCTGGCGCGGGATCGGCGGCCGCGGCCGGCTATGGGCCACTGCACCTGGGCACCGACATCGGCGGCTCGATCCGCCTGCCGGCCGGCTGGTGCGGCATCTATGGCCTGAAGCCCAGCAACGGCCGCATCCCGATCGACCCGCCCTACATCGGCCGCTGCGCCGGGCCGATGACCCGCACGGTCGAGGACGCCGCCCTAGCCATGACCGTGCTCTCCAAGCCGGACTGGCGCGACTACATGAGCTTGCCGCCAGAGACGATCGCCTGGGACGATCTCGAGATCGACCTGAAGGGCCTGCGGATCGGCCTGATGCTGGACGCCGGCGCCGGCCTGCCGGTCGAGCCCGAGGTGGCGGAGGCCGTGACCGCCGCCGCCAAGGCGTTCGAAGCCGCCGGGGCGATCGTCGAGCCGTTCGCGCCCTACCTGACCCGCGAGATGCTGAACGGCCTGGACCTCTTCTGGCGCACCCGCTCGCTGAACGACCTGGACGCCCTGCCGCCGGAACGGGCCGAGCGCGCCCTGCCCTACATTCTGGAATGGGCCCGCGCGGCGCGGGGCGCGGACGGGATCGCGGTCTATCGCGGCTTCAACCAGATCCAGCGGATGCGCGAGGCGGGGGCGAAGGCCTTCCAGCCGTTCGATTTCGTGATCTCGCCGACCGCGCCGATGCCGGCCTTCGACGCGGAGCTGCCTTCGCCCACCAACGATCCGGCCCGGCCGTTCGAGCACATCGGCTTCACCGTCGCCTTCAACATGACCGAGCAGCCCGCGGCCTCGATCAATTGCGGCTACACGGCCCAGGGCCTGCCGATCGGCCTGCAGATCGTGGGGCGGCGCTTCGACGACCGGGGCGTGCTGGCCTTGTCGCGGGCCTGGGAACGACTGCGGCCGGCCCAGCGTCGCTGGCCGGCCGCGCCGTTCGTCGATACGCGGAAGGTCTAG
- a CDS encoding efflux transporter outer membrane subunit — protein sequence MPTSSITFLRRSGPYLAAASALVVGACASLPPAQAARVAKAPQAYESTQALAAPVADWPADAWWTGYGDTQLNALEDEALKGSPTLAAAEARLRRAQSLVAQATAADLPRVGLGADVAENKQSYNAGIPPAFVPHGYNDTGRIALDFSWELDFWGKNRAAVAAATSEAKAAQADAAQARLTLSTAVASTYAELSRLYAQRDVAEQAVRLRQETSNLVAKRVANGLDTRAESEQAAAGPPASKAELSALDEQIALTRNALAALLGAGPDRGLAIARPASATIKPFGLPANLPANLIGRRPDVVAAKWRAEAATARTKQAKAAFYPDINLTGFVGVQSLYLDKLFSSGSDIGQVGPALRLPIFEGGRLRAGLRGAEADRDAAVAAYDGALTQALRDVADVTASEKALASRLADARLALTANENAYRIARLRYEGQLSTYQSVLLAEQSVLAQRRVVADLESRAFALDIALIRALGGGFTGA from the coding sequence ATGCCGACCTCCTCAATCACCTTCCTTCGTCGTAGCGGCCCCTATCTCGCGGCGGCCAGCGCCCTGGTCGTGGGCGCCTGCGCCAGCCTGCCGCCGGCCCAGGCCGCGCGGGTCGCCAAGGCGCCCCAGGCCTACGAGAGCACCCAAGCCCTGGCCGCGCCCGTCGCCGACTGGCCCGCCGACGCCTGGTGGACGGGTTATGGCGACACCCAGCTGAACGCCTTGGAGGATGAGGCCCTGAAGGGCTCGCCGACCCTGGCCGCCGCCGAGGCCCGCCTGCGCCGCGCCCAGAGCCTGGTCGCCCAGGCCACGGCCGCCGACCTGCCGCGCGTGGGCCTGGGCGCCGACGTCGCCGAGAACAAGCAGAGCTACAATGCCGGCATCCCGCCGGCCTTCGTGCCGCACGGTTACAACGACACCGGCCGTATCGCCCTCGACTTCAGCTGGGAGCTGGACTTCTGGGGCAAGAACCGCGCCGCCGTCGCGGCCGCCACGTCAGAGGCCAAGGCCGCCCAGGCTGACGCGGCCCAGGCCCGCCTGACCCTGTCGACCGCCGTCGCCTCGACCTATGCCGAGCTGTCGCGCCTCTACGCCCAGCGCGACGTCGCCGAGCAGGCGGTGCGTCTGCGCCAGGAGACCTCGAACCTGGTCGCCAAGCGCGTCGCCAATGGTCTCGACACCCGGGCCGAGAGTGAACAGGCCGCGGCGGGGCCGCCGGCCTCGAAGGCCGAGCTGTCGGCCTTGGACGAACAGATCGCCCTGACTCGCAACGCCCTGGCCGCCCTTTTGGGCGCCGGCCCGGATCGGGGCCTGGCCATCGCCCGCCCGGCCAGCGCGACGATCAAGCCGTTCGGTCTGCCGGCCAACCTGCCGGCCAACCTGATCGGCCGCCGTCCCGACGTGGTCGCCGCCAAGTGGCGCGCCGAAGCGGCCACGGCTCGCACCAAGCAGGCCAAGGCCGCCTTCTATCCGGACATCAACCTGACCGGTTTCGTGGGCGTGCAGTCCCTCTATCTCGACAAGCTGTTCTCCAGCGGTTCGGACATCGGCCAGGTCGGGCCGGCCCTGCGCCTGCCGATCTTCGAAGGCGGCCGCCTGCGCGCCGGCCTGCGCGGCGCCGAGGCCGATCGCGACGCGGCCGTGGCCGCCTATGACGGCGCCCTGACCCAGGCCTTGCGCGATGTCGCCGACGTCACCGCCAGCGAGAAGGCGCTTGCCAGTCGTCTGGCCGACGCCCGCCTGGCTTTGACCGCCAACGAGAACGCCTACCGCATCGCTCGCCTGCGCTACGAGGGTCAGCTGTCGACCTATCAGTCGGTGCTGCTGGCCGAGCAATCGGTCCTGGCCCAGCGCCGGGTCGTCGCCGACCTGGAAAGCCGCGCCTTCGCCCTCGACATCGCCCTGATCCGCGCCCTCGGCGGCGGCTTCACCGGCGCCTGA
- a CDS encoding biotin/lipoyl-binding protein, whose product MSDQQPADTQVAAAQNEANGKRRRQLTLLAGAVAVGVVGYGAWWLVFDSHFVETDDAYVGAETAQVTALSPGPVAKIFVSETQGVKKGDPLVVIDDADARIAVAQAEAALGQAERKVKGYFASDTALAGQFEARQADVTRADAQITAARADVERARVDLSRRQALVGRGRFPVMS is encoded by the coding sequence ATGTCCGATCAACAACCCGCTGACACCCAAGTCGCCGCCGCCCAAAACGAGGCCAATGGCAAGCGCCGCCGCCAGCTGACCCTTCTCGCCGGCGCGGTCGCCGTCGGCGTTGTCGGCTATGGCGCCTGGTGGCTGGTCTTTGACAGCCACTTCGTCGAGACCGACGACGCCTATGTCGGGGCCGAGACCGCCCAGGTCACGGCCCTGTCGCCCGGTCCGGTCGCCAAGATCTTCGTCTCCGAGACGCAAGGCGTGAAGAAGGGCGACCCGCTGGTCGTCATCGATGACGCCGACGCCCGCATCGCCGTCGCCCAGGCCGAGGCCGCTCTGGGCCAGGCCGAGCGCAAGGTGAAGGGCTACTTCGCCAGCGACACCGCCCTGGCCGGCCAGTTCGAGGCCCGCCAGGCCGACGTGACCCGCGCCGACGCCCAGATCACCGCCGCGCGCGCCGATGTCGAGCGCGCCCGTGTCGACCTCTCGCGCCGCCAGGCGCTCGTGGGGAGGGGGCGGTTTCCGGTGATGAGCTGA
- a CDS encoding TetR/AcrR family transcriptional regulator, producing the protein MIDAKFRSDRDARREAILDVAAEVFLEEGFDAASMSTIAAKVGGSKSTLYNYFKSKEELFQAHVERYCSWQGAEMFALLDDEGDDVRAALTRLGRRYITNVMSDRNMRHFRLIAAASERSPDIGRAFYEAGPLRGARLLGGFLARMKLEGRIQIDDPIAGGHLFIGLCQNRMLKARLVNYIGAPTPEDVDAEVAIAVSTFMAAFGPKA; encoded by the coding sequence ATGATCGACGCCAAGTTCCGCTCCGACCGTGACGCCCGCCGCGAGGCCATTCTCGACGTCGCCGCCGAGGTGTTCCTGGAGGAAGGCTTCGACGCCGCCTCGATGTCGACCATCGCGGCCAAGGTCGGCGGCTCCAAAAGCACGCTCTACAACTACTTCAAGAGCAAGGAAGAGCTCTTCCAGGCCCATGTCGAGCGCTACTGCTCATGGCAGGGCGCGGAGATGTTCGCCCTGCTGGACGACGAGGGCGACGACGTGCGCGCCGCCCTGACGCGCCTGGGCCGGCGCTACATCACCAACGTCATGTCCGACCGCAACATGCGCCATTTCCGGCTGATCGCCGCGGCGTCCGAACGCTCGCCGGACATCGGCCGGGCCTTCTACGAGGCGGGACCCCTGCGCGGCGCCCGGCTGCTAGGCGGCTTCCTGGCGCGGATGAAGCTGGAGGGCCGGATCCAGATCGACGACCCGATCGCCGGCGGCCACTTGTTCATCGGCCTGTGCCAGAACCGCATGCTGAAGGCGCGGCTGGTCAACTATATCGGCGCGCCCACGCCCGAGGACGTCGACGCCGAGGTCGCGATCGCGGTCAGCACATTCATGGCCGCGTTCGGGCCCAAGGCCTAG